The following are encoded together in the Pseudodesulfovibrio indicus genome:
- the cysS gene encoding cysteine--tRNA ligase → MRIYNTLKRQKEEFVPANNNDVNMYVCGITAYDLCHIGHARSSVVFDVLYRYLKSVGYNVNFIRNFTDIDDKIIKRAGEVGKEASEIAEKFIGEFYVDMDKLNIQRPTVEPKCTEHIPEMIELTQRLIDKGHAYPTPDGDVYFKVRSFEGYGKLSGRNIDELESGARIAPGEQKQDPLDFALWKGAKPGEPFWESPWGKGRPGWHLECSAMSEKYSPLPLDIHGGGQDLSFPHHENEVAQSEAATGKPFANYWVHNGFVQINSEKMSKSLGNFFTIRDILDKFLAETLRYFLLTMHYRSPLDFSFEALEEAEKGVKRIYSALNQVNAELAKTAWKKSPFPEELTAELEAIEKHFDEAMADDLNTAGALGHVFSAVRLAGRVCEDKNLRKSEGGRDFFERIKADVAKWAGVLGIFERDPAEFLTELRDNRAARAGIDPAKVQELLDARKQARADKDFAKSDAIRDELAAMQVEVKDTPQGATWDVL, encoded by the coding sequence ATGAGAATCTACAACACGCTCAAACGGCAGAAGGAAGAGTTCGTCCCGGCCAACAACAACGACGTCAACATGTACGTCTGCGGCATCACGGCCTACGACCTCTGTCACATCGGGCACGCCCGCTCCAGCGTGGTCTTCGACGTCCTGTACCGCTACCTGAAGTCCGTGGGCTACAACGTCAACTTCATCCGCAACTTCACGGACATCGACGACAAGATCATCAAGCGCGCGGGCGAGGTGGGCAAGGAAGCGAGCGAGATCGCCGAGAAATTCATCGGCGAGTTCTACGTGGACATGGACAAGCTGAACATCCAGCGGCCCACGGTGGAGCCCAAGTGCACCGAGCACATCCCGGAGATGATCGAGCTGACCCAGCGGCTCATCGACAAGGGCCACGCCTACCCCACCCCGGACGGCGACGTGTATTTCAAGGTCCGCTCCTTCGAGGGCTACGGCAAGCTCTCGGGCCGCAACATCGACGAGTTGGAGTCCGGCGCGCGCATCGCCCCCGGCGAGCAGAAGCAGGACCCGCTGGACTTCGCCCTGTGGAAAGGCGCCAAGCCCGGCGAGCCGTTCTGGGAATCCCCCTGGGGCAAGGGCCGTCCCGGCTGGCACCTGGAGTGCTCGGCCATGTCCGAGAAATACTCCCCCCTGCCGCTCGACATCCACGGCGGCGGCCAGGACCTGTCCTTCCCGCACCACGAAAACGAGGTGGCCCAATCCGAGGCCGCCACGGGCAAGCCGTTCGCCAACTACTGGGTGCACAACGGGTTCGTGCAGATCAACTCCGAGAAAATGTCCAAATCGCTGGGCAACTTCTTCACCATCCGCGACATCCTGGACAAGTTCCTGGCCGAGACCCTGCGCTATTTCCTGCTGACCATGCACTATCGCAGCCCGCTCGACTTTTCCTTCGAGGCCCTGGAAGAGGCTGAAAAGGGCGTCAAGCGCATCTACTCCGCCCTCAACCAGGTGAACGCGGAGCTGGCCAAGACCGCCTGGAAGAAATCCCCGTTCCCCGAGGAGCTGACCGCCGAGCTGGAGGCCATCGAGAAGCACTTCGACGAGGCCATGGCCGACGACCTGAACACCGCCGGGGCGCTCGGCCACGTGTTCTCCGCCGTCCGCCTCGCCGGGCGCGTGTGCGAGGACAAGAACCTCCGCAAGTCCGAAGGGGGCCGCGACTTCTTCGAACGCATCAAGGCCGATGTGGCCAAGTGGGCCGGGGTGCTCGGCATCTTCGAGCGCGACCCCGCCGAGTTCCTGACCGAGCTGCGCGACAACCGCGCCGCCCGCGCGGGCATCGACCCGGCCAAGGTCCAGGAGCTCCTCGACGCCCGCAAACAGGCCCGCGCGGACAAGGACTTCGCCAAGTCCGACGCCATCCGCGACGAACTCGCGGCTATGCAGGTCGAGGTCAAGGACACCCCGCAAGGCGCCACCTGGGACGTGCTGTAG
- a CDS encoding 16S rRNA (guanine(527)-N(7))-methyltransferase RsmG — MADTNPTTDAVLEAASRLGRPVEPEQGALLAAYLDQLVKWNRKMNLVGKSDWRSVFDTLVVDSLFLADFLAGMNLPDRPLCLDFGAGAGLPGIPLRVLWQQGDYWLVEVREKRATFMKSVLGRLRLPATNVFAGRAEDALERLAQAGHQATADLILSRAFMPWQGLLDFIRPMLRNEPDRSGAAVILSNDPPPAESAIPTGWQLADVASYPAAGGERYFWSFRVE, encoded by the coding sequence ATGGCCGATACCAATCCGACAACCGACGCGGTGCTGGAAGCCGCCAGCCGTCTGGGGCGACCCGTGGAGCCGGAACAAGGCGCACTGCTGGCCGCGTACCTGGACCAGCTCGTCAAGTGGAACAGGAAGATGAACCTGGTGGGCAAGTCCGACTGGCGCTCCGTGTTCGACACCCTGGTGGTGGACTCCCTGTTCCTGGCCGATTTCCTGGCCGGGATGAATCTGCCGGACCGCCCGCTGTGCCTCGACTTCGGGGCCGGTGCCGGGTTGCCCGGCATCCCCCTGCGCGTGCTCTGGCAACAGGGCGACTACTGGCTGGTCGAGGTCCGTGAGAAGCGCGCCACCTTCATGAAGAGCGTGCTCGGGCGGCTGCGTCTGCCCGCCACCAACGTCTTCGCGGGCCGCGCCGAGGACGCCCTGGAACGCCTGGCCCAGGCCGGGCACCAGGCCACCGCCGACCTCATCCTCAGCCGCGCCTTCATGCCCTGGCAGGGGCTCCTGGACTTCATCCGCCCCATGCTGCGCAACGAGCCGGACCGCAGCGGCGCGGCCGTGATCCTGTCGAACGATCCGCCCCCCGCCGAGTCCGCCATCCCAACGGGCTGGCAACTCGCCGACGTCGCCTCCTATCCGGCGGCGGGAGGCGAACGCTACTTCTGGTCGTTCAGGGTCGAGTAA
- the topA gene encoding type I DNA topoisomerase: MPKDLIIVESPAKVKTISKFLGKDYIVDASVGHVRDLPTRDLGVDEENDFAPHYEVIQGKEDVVKRLRAAAKKADTVYLAPDPDREGEAIAWHVAELLKPVNDKIRRIQFNEITARAVKEALEHAQDLNENLFDSQQARRILDRLVGYKISPILWKNVKRGISAGRVQSVALKILVEREKERRAFKADEYWPFKVLLEGGNPPPFWMDLHKLEDKAVKPGANHVSTASEAETLQQELENGAFTVDSVQEKQRKREPLPPYITSTLQQDANRRMGYSAKRTMSIAQRLYEGVELGTRGTTALITYMRTDSVRIAKEAQDAAKELILDRFGADYYPPKTRNFKTKGGAQDAHEAIRPVDVTITPESVKSFLPGEQYKLYRLVWQRFVASQMAAATFWDTTVLVSAPRTVWRAKGERLLFAGFLAAMDKAKSEDEAELPKLSEGEVLKLNELKKEQKFTQPPPRYSEASLVKTLEELGIGRPSTYAAIISTLLEREYARQEEKRFVPTELGFTVSDQLSEHFQALMDVGFTAQMETMLDDVADGKKDWKELLKNFGGDFYPTLEKARTEMGRSQQVTDIKCENCGKPMAVKFGKTGEFLGCTGFPACRTIKNFTRDEEGNIEVVDREKPEDTGVTCEKCGRPMAIKQSRRGEFLGCTGYPDCKSIVNFTRDADGNIQVVESEKPEVVGTCPDCGGELLLKKARTGSRFIACSNYPDCTYAAPFSTGVPCPNEGCDGELVEKSSRRGKLFYSCSAYPKCDYAVWNWPIKEECPKCGHPILTRKATKDKGEHIACPKKGCGYTRPIED, translated from the coding sequence ATGCCGAAAGACCTGATCATCGTCGAGTCCCCCGCCAAGGTGAAGACCATCTCCAAATTCCTGGGCAAGGATTACATCGTGGACGCCTCCGTGGGTCACGTGCGCGACCTGCCCACCCGCGACCTGGGCGTGGACGAGGAGAACGACTTCGCCCCCCACTACGAGGTCATCCAGGGCAAGGAGGACGTGGTCAAGCGGCTGCGCGCCGCCGCCAAGAAGGCGGACACCGTCTACCTGGCCCCCGACCCCGACCGCGAGGGTGAGGCCATCGCCTGGCACGTTGCCGAGCTGCTCAAGCCGGTCAACGACAAGATCAGGCGCATCCAGTTCAACGAAATCACGGCCCGCGCGGTCAAGGAGGCCCTGGAGCACGCCCAGGACCTGAACGAGAACCTGTTCGACTCCCAGCAGGCCCGGCGCATCCTGGACCGGCTGGTGGGCTACAAGATCTCCCCGATCCTGTGGAAGAACGTCAAGCGCGGCATCTCCGCCGGGCGCGTCCAGTCCGTGGCCCTCAAGATCCTGGTCGAGCGCGAAAAGGAACGCCGCGCCTTCAAGGCCGACGAGTACTGGCCGTTCAAGGTCCTGCTCGAAGGCGGGAACCCGCCGCCGTTCTGGATGGACCTGCACAAGCTGGAGGACAAGGCCGTCAAGCCGGGCGCCAACCACGTCTCCACCGCGAGCGAGGCCGAGACCCTGCAGCAGGAGCTGGAAAACGGCGCCTTCACCGTGGACTCCGTGCAGGAGAAGCAGCGCAAGCGCGAACCCCTGCCGCCCTACATCACCTCCACCCTGCAGCAGGACGCCAACCGGCGCATGGGCTATTCCGCCAAGCGGACCATGTCCATCGCCCAGCGCCTCTACGAGGGCGTGGAGCTCGGCACCCGGGGCACCACCGCGCTGATCACCTACATGCGTACCGACTCCGTGCGCATCGCCAAGGAGGCCCAGGACGCGGCCAAGGAGCTGATCCTGGACCGGTTCGGCGCGGACTACTACCCGCCCAAGACCCGGAATTTCAAGACCAAGGGCGGCGCGCAGGACGCGCACGAAGCCATCCGCCCCGTTGACGTGACCATCACCCCCGAGAGCGTGAAGTCCTTCCTGCCCGGCGAGCAGTACAAGCTGTACCGTCTCGTCTGGCAGCGGTTCGTGGCCTCGCAGATGGCCGCGGCCACCTTCTGGGACACCACGGTGCTCGTCTCGGCCCCGCGCACCGTGTGGCGCGCCAAGGGCGAGCGGCTGCTCTTCGCGGGCTTCCTGGCCGCCATGGACAAGGCCAAGTCCGAGGACGAGGCCGAGCTGCCCAAGCTCTCCGAGGGCGAAGTCCTCAAGCTCAACGAGCTGAAAAAGGAACAGAAGTTCACCCAGCCGCCGCCGCGCTACTCGGAAGCCTCCCTGGTCAAGACCCTGGAGGAGCTCGGCATCGGCCGCCCGTCCACCTACGCGGCCATCATCTCCACCCTGCTGGAGCGCGAGTACGCCCGCCAGGAGGAGAAGCGGTTCGTGCCCACCGAGCTGGGCTTCACCGTGTCCGACCAGCTGTCCGAACACTTCCAGGCGCTCATGGACGTGGGCTTCACCGCCCAGATGGAGACCATGCTCGACGACGTGGCCGACGGCAAAAAGGACTGGAAGGAACTGCTCAAGAATTTCGGCGGCGATTTCTATCCCACCCTGGAAAAGGCGCGCACCGAGATGGGCCGCTCCCAGCAGGTCACGGACATCAAGTGCGAGAACTGCGGCAAGCCCATGGCCGTCAAGTTCGGCAAGACCGGCGAGTTCCTGGGCTGCACCGGGTTCCCGGCCTGCCGGACCATCAAGAACTTCACCCGCGACGAAGAGGGCAACATCGAGGTCGTGGACCGCGAAAAGCCCGAGGATACCGGCGTCACCTGCGAGAAGTGCGGCCGACCCATGGCCATCAAGCAGTCCCGGCGCGGCGAGTTCCTGGGCTGCACCGGCTACCCGGACTGCAAGTCCATCGTCAACTTCACCCGCGACGCGGACGGCAACATCCAGGTCGTGGAGTCCGAAAAGCCCGAAGTGGTCGGCACCTGCCCGGACTGCGGCGGCGAGCTGCTGCTCAAGAAGGCGCGCACCGGCTCCCGGTTCATCGCCTGCTCCAACTACCCGGACTGCACCTATGCCGCGCCGTTCTCCACCGGCGTTCCCTGCCCCAACGAAGGGTGCGACGGCGAACTGGTCGAGAAGTCCTCGCGCCGGGGCAAGCTCTTCTACTCCTGCTCCGCCTATCCCAAGTGCGACTACGCGGTCTGGAACTGGCCCATCAAAGAGGAGTGCCCCAAGTGCGGCCACCCGATCCTCACCCGCAAGGCCACCAAGGACAAGGGCGAGCACATCGCCTGCCCCAAGAAGGGCTGCGGATACACGAGGCCAATCGAAGATTAG
- a CDS encoding twin-arginine translocation signal domain-containing protein, producing MPSELFNRRDFMKLGGLAGVALAMAALPATAQASPATVSLDECLAMDPQAMADASGPVSASWQSIRQAASAIRNPAVRAKVQAILDNPSPTLTRALGSAEKKGVYSELTAKGLLKDVAEADFLPPSQGSAVAPQPFWSAPGSGYQSHHAYPGGLCTHTGLNVRVSMALYDGYREVYDYMLDRDVVLAAQLLHDLHKPWVFQWNKNGESRTELSLAGTGEHHVLGVAESIVRGLPAEIVVAQACAHNHPRTEADEAQVVGWLTAAAIIAGKDPVAYGLLAPGGKTLPLPRRQEGFVTHLGDHDWVLTVPAAQWLIPVMEKVAVRDYKIAPADLKKKPFNQFRNYVFSQATIMSLYETMAAKGEAELVRTIHTIVIPA from the coding sequence ATGCCTTCCGAACTGTTCAACCGCCGCGACTTCATGAAACTGGGCGGCCTTGCGGGCGTGGCCCTGGCCATGGCCGCCCTGCCCGCCACGGCCCAGGCCTCACCGGCCACCGTCAGCCTGGACGAATGTCTGGCCATGGACCCGCAGGCCATGGCCGACGCCTCCGGTCCGGTCTCCGCCTCCTGGCAGTCCATCCGGCAGGCGGCCTCGGCCATCCGCAACCCGGCCGTGCGCGCCAAGGTCCAGGCCATCCTGGACAACCCCTCGCCCACCCTGACCCGCGCCCTGGGCAGCGCCGAGAAAAAGGGAGTGTACAGCGAGCTGACCGCCAAGGGGCTGCTCAAGGACGTGGCCGAGGCCGACTTCCTGCCCCCGTCCCAGGGCAGCGCCGTCGCGCCCCAGCCGTTCTGGTCCGCGCCCGGCAGCGGCTATCAGAGCCACCACGCCTACCCCGGCGGGCTGTGCACCCACACCGGCTTGAACGTGCGCGTGTCCATGGCCCTGTACGACGGTTACCGGGAAGTGTACGACTACATGCTCGACCGCGACGTGGTCCTGGCCGCCCAGTTGCTCCACGACCTGCACAAGCCGTGGGTCTTCCAGTGGAACAAGAACGGCGAATCCCGGACCGAGCTGTCCCTGGCCGGGACCGGCGAGCACCACGTCCTGGGCGTGGCCGAGTCCATCGTCCGCGGCCTGCCCGCCGAGATCGTGGTGGCCCAGGCGTGCGCCCACAACCACCCGCGCACCGAGGCCGACGAGGCCCAGGTGGTCGGCTGGCTGACCGCAGCCGCCATCATCGCGGGCAAGGACCCGGTGGCATACGGGCTGCTCGCTCCCGGCGGCAAGACCCTGCCCCTGCCCCGCCGCCAGGAAGGATTCGTCACCCACCTGGGCGACCACGACTGGGTGCTCACCGTCCCCGCCGCCCAGTGGCTCATCCCGGTCATGGAGAAGGTGGCCGTGCGCGACTACAAGATCGCCCCGGCCGACCTCAAGAAGAAGCCGTTCAACCAGTTCCGCAACTACGTCTTTTCCCAGGCGACCATCATGTCCCTGTACGAGACCATGGCAGCCAAGGGCGAAGCCGAGCTCGTGCGGACCATCCACACCATCGTCATCCCCGCCTAG